From Neofelis nebulosa isolate mNeoNeb1 chromosome X, mNeoNeb1.pri, whole genome shotgun sequence:
TCATATCCCGCTAAAAATAATCTTATTGGAATTGATTCACCTTTTACTGGTGCACCATCCATTATTTCGTATTTAGcaattgtttctgtttctgtggtgGTACTGGGTCCAATTCCTGTGATCTCTTTTTTGATCAGTTGCAACTCCATATGTTGGATTTTTATTCTtactaataaaaagtaaattttcccAACAATCACATCCTTTAAATGATACTTTGATTTATTATATTCAAATTCTATGTGTAGACAATCTTCAATGCCCACTTCCATCTTAATAGAGTTGTTAACATCAGGATATGTGGCAAGCTGGTGAACAATAAGATCATATTCTTTTACCAAGTCTGTGAGTCTTCTTACTATTGTCACTTTAAGAAAATACCTCAAGCGGACATTGGCACCGATGTAAGATTCATATGGCTTTTCAACTTGCATAAATTCAAAATCATAACTTCTGCTCTGAGTCAATTCTCCAGGCAAGGCTAGTTCTTTCACTAGGTTTACAAATTCGTGAGTATTACTCTTGTCATTGAAAAGTTCAATTTGACCTACAAATTCAATTCTAATTCCTTGGTGCTCTAGCCTCTTTCCAGGTTGCTTAAAGGCTAGGTTTACCTTTCCTGAAACAGATTCTCCATCATAGAAAAGATAGTGTTTTTCTACTTTGCCATCTTCAGTTTTCATCTCGGCCATTTTCCTGGTTTCCCCATCATTAAGGACAACATCGATCTCACAAATGGGTCCAAAAAAGCCTCCAAGAAAACTCATTGTCAGCGCCGCCGCCGCGTCCCCCCCACTTCACTCCGCTTCCCTcagcaagaaaaatatttttaataataattgaaaataaaaaaaattttctctttctatattcaacaaaaagaaacgaaatgacaaagaaaaaagataattgaaTAAGTGGAACAGAGAGCAGAgtgaaatacaactgaaattacaTAGTTTTCCTCtaaaagtcaaactatgaagcactttattgTCCGTAAAGTAAGCAAGCAGAGAtatttgtggtgttcctgaagagcgaggtttgcccagttgggcagggcttagtgtaacggctccattctccactagatggcactgcttagcttactggggtggattgttgtggtgcttgtagatGTCTATGCACGTGGGCGAGAAGGGTGAAAATGgtatcacccagctacccagtctctagtattggaactctgctCTCCCGGACcagcaatcgtgcacctgtcctttgtctctggcttccatccactccctgcttttacagtGTCTGTGACCAGGTTGTCAGGTTgtcaggtggcacctccctcctgagtttcatctcagatgcagctgtgtttcccgAACTCTCACTTCTGAGGGTTTGCATCTTTGACCTGCTCAGATCCTCTGGATGAGTATCTCACTGACAATGGCATGGTGCTGGCTACACCCAGGGACGTTTGCGAGACCATGCTGCTgtcgatgcccagagactgtggctggatGCCAGCCTGCCCCGGATAAAGTTCAcgtgatcatgtagcagcagtgtttcaggtattatggaaaatcacaacacacttctggcaccaggcttcccaCTTAAAATCCTTGTTCCAGCAGCAGTGAATGTgattgttctctggggtctgctgggactggatggccacacagcctctaccaaatgtccttctagAAGAGGATCCACTTCTCCCCGTGTGGTCCGAGGatctcccagaccccactctgctcctggggattcggaCTTCCTACCAGAGcgccgccaggtatcgagctgctgagttgcagcctttgcactccccttgtttgcagtcttaatggaatttaaaccctctcctttatcctttctccctttttagtttagtccctgtggttgtttccaattttccactttctctccagatgTTCttggggggtgcttttcctgtactctccccacATCTCTGTCCTGTCTCCACAAGCAAatacagctccctgccctctgcagcttctctctcccccagttcacctctccacgcagtgtacctgctgagttctgtggttcagtttgtgcagattgttgttttaatcttcaaatcagttttctaggtgtgcaggatggtttagtattgatctggctgtatttcatagatgcgagacacaaaaaaacttccatgctgttctgccatcttggctcctgatcctaatgtttatttattttttgggagaaaaagagagagagagcgtgagcatgagcgggggaggggcaaagagggaaacagaatccaaagcaggctccaggttctgagctgccagcacagagcccaacgtggggcttgaactcacaaactgcaagatcgtgacctgagctgaagttggacacttaactgactgagccacccagtcaccctaatggttttttttttttgaaatgaacaTGTATTTGCAGCAAATGTCAAGGGTGTTACAGGAAGTAATGGagaatgtttttaagtaaaacttttttttaatataatttattgccaagttagctaacatacagtgtatacagtgtactcttagttttgggggtagagtcccatgattcattgcttacagacaacacccagtgctcatcccaacaagtgccctcctcaatacccatcacccatttcctcctctcccctaccccctccatcaaccctcagtttgttctctgtatttaagagtctcttatgggtttgcctccctttctgtttgaaactatttttccccttcccttccctcatggtcttctgttaagtttcacaagttctacatatgagtgaaaacatatgatatctgtctttctctgactgacttatttctcttagcataataccctccagttccatccatgttgttggaaatggcagaatttcattctttctcattgccaagtagtatcccattatgtatataaaccacatcttctttattgattcatcagttgatggacatttgggctctttccatgatttggctattgttgaaagttctgctataaacattggggttagtatccattatttttttaatgtttatttatttagtttgagagagagtttgggggagaggggaagagagagggagagagagaatcccaagcagtctctgcactgtcaacactgagcctgatgcaggacttgatcccacgaactgggagatcatgacttgagctgaaatcaagagtcagacacccaaccaactgagtcacccagatgccccttcatTATTGAATATTCAAATAGAAGCtagatgttaaaattttttaaaattcatttttgagagagacagagacagtgtgagtgggggagaggcagagaaagaatcccaagcaggctctgcacggtcagcacagagcgtgatgtggggctcaaactcatgaagccatgagatcatgacctgacctgaaacccaagagttggacgcttaactgactgagccacccaggtgcccctagaagctAGATgtttaaaaggcatttttataGTATAGGAGGTAGGAGTTTGGACCTGTGGGACCTTCAAATTGCTACCAACTGTGAAATTTCTataattacatgaaaatataaGCATAGAGAAAGCATGGGTAGAAGTCTAGAAAGTGGCCATTGTGGCTGAAATCTGTCTTTAATATTCCTCAGAGTTGTTATGTTTATCTCTTCATGGGTTGAGGATTGTGTGCATGTCCTATCATCAGGTCTACGCCTCAGCAAAATTAAGACCCAGGTATAGTGTGTGTTGTGGTTTTAATATATGTCCACAAAttcctctatttttcttccttcaagagGTTAAACCCATCTACCCTACCCCCAagtgtgggctggacttagtggttacttctaatgaatagaatatgGTTGAAATGATGGTGTGTGACTTCTGAGACTAGGTCACAAAAGGCATGATGgcttctttcttgttctctctttaaTTATTCATTCTGGGGGAAGCTAGTTGCCATGTCATTAGGATACTCAAACATCACTATGGAGAGGCACATGTGGTGAGAAGCTGAGGCTtcctgccaacaaccatgtgAGTGCATcatcttggaagtggatcctccagTCCTAGTTAAGTGTTCAGATAACAGCAATGTCATGAGCGACCCAGAGTAAGGACCACCCAGCTAAGCTGTTCTTGAATTcatgacccacagaaactgagctatttttttggtgttgttttaagGTTCTGAGTCTGGGGGCAAATAGCAATAGATAAATAATAtactttgtaatttatttttgtttgacagagagagagagcatgagcaggggagagggtcagagggaaagagagagtatcttaagcaggctccatgcagcacagagcccaacatggggcttgatcccacaagcctgggatcatgacctgagctgaagtcaagagtcgaatgctcaattgactgagccactcaagcaaccctacttttaaatttttgattgtgtataaaaaatgtagtaataatTTGGGGCTCTTGATAAAGTTATCTTCAGaaaagtgttttatatttgtttcttcctagtagattACTAACCTAGAGGTATTACAAATTCCAGGTCACTTTATTCAATCGTGGATTGGGATAATAAGAAGCTGGGCTTTATGTGAGAGCTGATCTATTTCCTATTCATCTTTATTCCTAAGGGGTTGTCCTTCAAGTTTGCAACCCAAAGTCTGTGGGTTTTATCAAAGCCTCCTTTCCTTGGTAGTCCTGGAAGTCTAATTTTTCCTCTTTAGCCCCCTGAATCTAACCAAAATTATGCTAgatctttcctctgcctcttctggaATTGGTAGATGTCCTTATGGGGAAAAGTATCACCCAATGtggacttaacttctctgggtttcattttcctcttaaatCCTGGCTTCAAAATTCTTCCCTAAGCTTCAATGACCTTGGTAGTTCTCTAATACCTTCAATAgatgcttttgaaaaatttccaGCTTTTCTACTATTTCTCAATGGGAAGATTAGTTCCAATGAGCTCGTCCAAGATTACCCCAGTAGCAGAGGTGAAAGTCTCCCAAGGatgaacttttaaatatttaaatttgggggcatctaggtggctcagttggttaagtgtctggcttttggttttagctcaggtcatgatctcacagtttgctagttcaggccctgcatcgagctctgcactgtcagtgtgaatctgcttgggatgctctgtctctctctctctctctctctctgccctccccttcttgcttgcatgagtgctctctctcttaaaataaatttaaaaagtaaaatagaaatgtaaactTGATCGTATCACTCTTGCTTGAATCCCTTCAATAGTGTAGAGGTATTTTCAGCTGCAAGCAACAGCATACTCGATGAAATGGGGCTTAAAATTTAGGGTTTGTTAATTTCAACAATAAGAAATTGTAACAGTGATGCAGGCAGGCTGGGTCCTCAGACCCAAAGAGGtcccacaggaccagccaagagggtccttggctttgcTCAGGATAGAAATCAAAAGTAAGCCAGcaggaagtgagagcagagtttaAGATAGAGCAGATACAGACAACACATCTGGGAGACTTGGAAAGTAATGGAGCATGAGTCTCATCTTTGTTTGTGGTCTGGGGTTTTTAGTGGGGATGATGGTCTGGTGTAAGTGTCCTCCCAGGTATCCGGGAACTGGTCGAACAAGGATAAGTGCTCAGGTGTCCTCCACAAGTCACTTATACCCTGGAGTCTTGGTGTCAAGGTGTTTGGAGTCACTGGTCTTGGATAATGTTCATGAAGACCTCATCTGGtcactccttagatgttatcCATTGTGCTGAAAGActctaaagaaatcattaactccttgaTCTTTACAAGGAGGACATACATCAAGGCATGCATGAGGCAGGGGTGTAGGTTCTAGCAAGACTAAAagcaggaggggtgcctgagtggctcagtcagttgtgtccaactcttgattttggtttgggccctgatcccagggttttgggatcgaggcccacatcaggttctgtgttgagcctggagcctgcttgggattctctctttttctccttctgaccctctcccctgtttgcatgttctctctctctctaaacaataaaaaaattaaaaataataaaagaagaaaaaagagcaaagaaaaaatagatttttttatggggtcccttcagtttccctgtctcatTAGGGCAGTGCCATGGTTGGTTAATTCAGTAGGTCATGGATGTCATCAAGGACTCAGTCTGAGTAATAAAATACCTCAAAATTTAGTACCTCAACAcaacaaacattattttacaattttggtGTGTTATGAAATTGGAAACAGCTAAGCTGGGTGGTCCTGGTTCAAGGTCTTTCATGAGACTGCAGTAAGGATGTTGGCCAGAGCTGCAGGCATCTGAAGGCTTGAGTGGGCCTGCAAGATTCATTTCCAAGATGGCTTATTCACATGGCTACTGGAAGGAAGCCTTAGTTCTTTGTTGGTTATTGAGAAGAGGCATCAGTTCATAACCATGTGGGCCTCTCCATCAGGCTGTTTGAATGTCCCCGTGACATGACAGCTGGTTTCCCCAGAGTGAATGATCTAGGAGAGAGTAAGAATAAATCCACAATGTCTTTTAAGACCTAGTCTTGGAAGTCACACAGTCATTtctatcacattttgtttataaccAGGGTGCAGGAGTACAAGAGCACCTGGATCTGGGGGGTCCTAAATATATGAGGTTCAGCCACTCAccgctgacaaaatccaaaggtaGAGAGATGAATagtggtgaaacaagaaagggatTTACTTCAGTGAAACCAACACTGGGAAGACAGTGGACTAATGTCTCAAAGACTGTCTCTAAAGTACTGAAAATACTCCTTGGTTTATACAAGGAAATGAGGGACAAAGGTCAGTGGGTACATGCTagtgggcagtaaaggtcaggtcaATCATTGCCTTTGGGTCAATTACATGGGGTCTTGCTGACTCAGGGAAGTCTTTATTGCTTGAGGGGGTATTTTCAGTTACCATCAGGGGATGCTTTGCCCACAGGATCTTTTGCCTAAATTAAGAGATAAACTGGAAGGAAGAACTTAATCAATTATAAAGCACACTGAGGTCAAAATGAAGGTACTTGAAGTCTTCTTTCATGTTCATCAGAAGTGAGTCAGTAAGTATAGCCCACATTCAGGGATAGGGAATCagtctctgcctttttaaaaggaaagtatcaaataatttgtggacatattttaaaaccaccatgaATTGCAAACATAATGTTCTCATAGGACAGCATCCCAAGCAAGAATTTGGgagtaggggggaaaaaaggtttgCTTCTCTAGGTGCTCTCTCTTTCATCAGAAAGCAAAGCCCTTCCCAGAAAGTGTCAGTTGACTTCTTAGATATCATTTGCCTAAATTCAATAAGTGCCCATTCCCAGACCAGTTCATGATAAAGTGGAATGGGATTACCACGCTTAGATTTATCCCCAGAGGCTGTGAGATAAACCTACCTTCCTTGAGTATTTGTCTTGAGCCCAATAATCAAATTAGGTTTCTATTAGCAAGGAAGATGGTAGCTATGGAATGGCTGCTGGGTAAGCAACAGTGACTTTGACAAATGGATTCTCATTACTCTTAGGATGAAAATTGCATGTTTATCGTGGTTATAAGACCCAAAGGATCTGGTCCCTGCTTACTTGCCTAGTCAGTataattttagatctttttttccagaaacattGGACTTATTGTGTTTTCTCAGACTCTTTTCCACCTTAGAATCTTTGCATCTCTGATGGTGCTTCAGATATATAGTGGATAAAGCCTCCTGATCTTGTCACTGGCTAGACCCCGAGACCTGACCTTTACCGTTTACCTGCTTGTACCCACTGAACTTTGCCTTACACttttccttaagctcttctttcTAGCTTATCTcataactcaggcaaaagacccaaCGGGCATAGCATCCTGTGATGAAAACCAAAACTACCCTTCAAGCAATAGCTACTGCTTGGACAATGAGTTCTGGCAAGCCCCTATCACCCAGACCATTTCAATCTTAACCCCCAACTCATGCCTTCTCAGAAGGACCATGGAATGACTGACAGTCCCCTTTACCTCCTTATTATACTAAAATCTTTACCCAAGATGGAGCAGAAGcttcatttacaaataaaatttactttgtgTGACAACTCCACCTGGTGTAGTTTCCatctgtgactcaccaaggagcgAACTCATGTTATTTTGGTTACAATCTTTACAAATTTCAatgttctcatctgcaaaatacaGATGATAGTACCTACTTCACGAAGCTGTTGTGAGGAGTAATGAGTCATATATGTTCAGTCCTTAGCACATGACTGGAATACAGTAAGTACTCATTAATTGGGAAGTGTTGTTAAGTTCAGGCTGTCAGATTTTATGcttgttttgctttccttgctGACACCCTTGGTTACTATTCTATCTTATCCAGAAGGAATTGCTTCCCACTACCACAGTAACTCAGGGGGAATGAAGTAACTGCTAAATGTACACAGAGCTGATCATGGAGAGGCCAGGAGTTCCAACTGGGTGTCAAATGTAGGCTCATTTGGAAGCAATTCCACAGAGGTTTCCCGAATATACATTGATAGGATTGAAAGAAAgtaatattatgtttattttatgacttTAAATTTGTATCTCAGTACCAATACATCATAAATTATTATTTCCTACTGTAGCCAAACCAATGTGAGTTCCTCCTTGGTGAGTCAGAAACTGTATCAGGTTGAGTTGTTGCATGgagaaaactttatttgcagcaaataagaaGAACAtggggaataacttccaaagccatgactctGAGCAAGGGTGAGTTTATTTAGGGTTAtttatttagggttaggatgacTATTTAGATAGGGAAGCCTTGTCATCATATGTAGAAATGGGCACAAGGTTGCCCATGTGTcttaaggaaacatgcctatacacacattgtatgttatgtaaatgaggcttaTGCTCCTCCTTGGATGGAGATTTTAGTACTATAATGAGGTAAAGGTAGTTGTCAGTCATCCATGGTCCATCTGTGTAGGTATGAGTCAGAGGGGTGATGCTCAAATTTGTCTGGGTGGTCTAGGCCAGCTGGAGGTCTTGTCAAGGCAGTTGCTATTGCTGGAGGTTCAGTTTCACTTTCCATTTGCcagagttaagagataagctggcaAGAAGAGCTTAAGGAAACATATGGGACAAAGGCCCGTGAGTACAAGCAGGTGGGCAGCAAAGGTCAGGTCTTGGAGTCTAGCTGGTGACACTTCATTTTACCTCGACCTTGAGTACCATATGTGGAAAACTTATGTTTCTGACTCAGATTAATTCATTCTATGACCTGAAACTGGGTTTCCCTCTTGGAGGGTGTCAAGCCAAAAGACACAACCAagccaaagaataggaaaaacaagAGTTTCACTTGAAACAAGTAAAGGAGAACACTGGGGATATTTCCCAAAGCAGTGTCTCCGTAAGAACAAAACTGGGGAAGTTTTAAGCTAAGGGTTCATGCATATTCATGAAAGGGCTTATGCAATGGGGAATTCAGCAAGCAATTTGGGAGCAAAAGTCATGTCAAGGTGACAGAGTCCAGGTCAAAGTTATGAGGGCCAGCAAGGATCAGTATCATCAATTCTCTGGCTTTTCTTGGTCAGTATTTGACTGCTCAAAAAGGATTTAGATTATTTAAAGATAAGTCAAGAATGTTTGTCAGgtagggggggtgcctgggtggctcatttggtgaaccatacgactttggctcaggtcatgatttcacagtgggttccagccccgcatggggctctgtgttgacagctgggaccctggagcctggagcctgcttcagattctgtgtcccctgctctccttgcccctcccttgctcacactctgtctctctcttcttcaaaaataaataaatattaaaaaaattaaaaaaagaatgtatgtcAGATCAATCTTTACTTTTGAATCAGCACTGGGAGTTTTACCAGTGATTTATTGTCCTGGATATGATTAGGTTATCTCCTGGCCTGGTAGTGGCTTGTCTTTATGTTCTTTCACATAAAAGAAGGACAGGGGCCTAAAATGACTTTTCTTACGTCAAGAAAGCTATTAAGACAGGGAAACTGAAAGACTCCATAAAAATctacttttgttccttttcctgcatctattctTGCAACCTCACCCCACTTTACACAAACCTCGTAATGCAAATCATGTTTGTCCACCTTTAAAGGGACAGGAAATTAATGATTTCTCTAGAATAGGTAACATCTGAGGAAGGACCAGGtgagaatgaaaggaagaaattattatATGCATAGTCCAAACCACTAGCGCTAGATATCTAGATACTAAGGCCCCTTGATTCCAAGGAATAACACCTGGACCCCGGTCTTTGTTCTAACCGGTTCTTGCTTCCTGGATGTCTGAGGGGGACACGTACAGCAGACAATCACCCTCAATGAAACCCCCCAGGAACCGAAAAAGAACAAGGATGAGAGTCACGCTACTTTATTTTCCAAGTCTCCCAGATGCTTCGACTGTAtctgctttttatcttttatgaactctgctctcaggggcacctgggaggctcagtcggttgggcgtccgacttcagctcaggtcatgatctcactgtccatgagttcgagccccacgtcgggctctgtgctgacagctcagagcctggagcctgcttccgattctgtgtctctctctctctggccctcccccactcacactctgtctcactctctctctcaaaaataaataaacattaaaaaaaaaaaaatgaactctgcTCTCACTTCCGGCTGGGCTGGCGGGCGTTTGATTTCCATCCTGCCCAAAGCTAAGTATTCTCATGGCCGGTCCTGCAGGAGTCCTTCTGGGTCCTCTGGCCCAGTCTGTAGGCATCACTACATCTGGTCTTTCTTTTCCCCAGGACCCCTAACTCTTTCTGCTTACAAATCCAGCCAATTCTGCAAGCATGCTGGACATGGAGTACCTATTTCCTAGCAATAGTGTCTGTATTACAGTATCATTATGTTACAGGAGGGTGGGACAGACGCTAGTCCTTGTCTCACGGAGTGGAAGAATGAATCTCCAGAACAACAGTGAGCAAAACGATAAGGTTTACTGAGGGAAAGTATAAAGCTCTCCAGGGTGAGAAGGGTCACAATTGGGTAGCCGCTGAAGATTTTTGCCCCTGCCTTTTTAATCAGGACCTTATTATAAAGTTTGTCAGACTCCACGCATAGCACTTAGCCCAGGCAGGTCCTGAATACATTCATcttacccccccttttttttttatttatttatttatttattttttaccattctctgctgctgcttcttcagcctcccaCTTGTGCTGCTTCCTACCTCCCTGAAGGTCCTTcatctctccctgcctaatgttaaccCTCTCCCTATTCAGATATATGGACTCTACATCTGGACTGCCTAGGTTTGAATCCACTATTTGCAAGATCTGAAACCCTAGGAAAGTTACTAAACCTCCTTCTGCATCAtttacttcatctgtaaaatgaggaaggcAATACCTACTTCCGAGTTTTGTAACCATTATTagttaatatatgaaaaatgctatCTATTTGCCATTAGCATTAATTGTGTCAAAACCGGAACAAAGagattgcatttttaattataaaaaagggGAAGCTCGGGGCACCTAGGCCATTCCCGAATTCTGAGAGGTCTCAATTATTAAGGTCAATCAGCAGCCTTACTTAGAATTCCGTTTTAGGCAGCCAGGAAACCAGTGCCCTTTGCATCTATACTGGTAGGGCTGCCAAGAATtccgtggggtggggggcggcgctTTTACCCGGGCTGTCTGGGGTTTGCTGGGCGCTGCAGTTGCTCCGGGTGGGGCAGCTGCAGGGCCCGGGCGGAGGCCTTGAGCCTGTTACTTTCGCCACGTCCGCCTGGAGCACCACACAGTACCCTTTCCCTCTGCCGACCGCGCGGCACCGCCTCCTGCTCCCGCCCTCAAATCACGAAGGTCTCCAGCGGCCTGCTGCGTGCTGGACGTGACAAATTAAAACCGCACGTCCCACCAGTGTCCTCGCAGACGGACAGCGCCTCAGAGCAATGGCAGGGCGTCGGCGCCTTCTAGCCGCGGCCAATAGTGGCTGCTATGCGCAGCGCgcgggaggggaaagggaggactGATAGGCGGGGCGGTGTGGCCTGAGCCACTCTCTGCATTCCGCACGCTACTAGAACGTACGTCGGCCGCTTTCTTCTCCGCTGTTTAAGCCTTCAGCCTTGCTGCCGTTGAATTGCCAAGATGTCGCTTTCTAATAAGCTGACTCTGGACAAGCTGAACGTGAAGGCGAAGCGGGTCATCATGAGGTAATTCTGCACATCTGCTCATGCTCCCTCAAGGGCTCTGCTGCCGCGTCTCTGGCCACAGCCAGCTTGCTTCCTTGCCTGCCCAAAGTTGCTTTAGTCCTTGGCTCGGCcccgtgggttctagccctgcagaGTGAGGCTGCCCACCATTGTGGCTGAGGCTTTGCTCCAGTTTTACGGTTTCTAATCTCTTGCTCCACCCGAGAAAGGGAGCCGTTTTTGCCCTTTGGAGGTGGCTCCGCCGAGGAAGGGCTCATTTCCGGGACCCATTTTGCCCTCCTTCCTATTCCTGAGATGAGGTTCCATCGTCTCCAGCTCCCAGCCGGCGAGGTGAGATGTAATGCTTAGCCTGCAAATCCCTAGGCCCCAAGAAGGGGACCTTGAAAGGTCATTTGGTTAGTTTCCCTTCCCCCACCGCCCTAGACCATCCCAGATAAATGAGAAAAGGCCCACAATCCAAAGGTCActgcacaaaaggaaaaatttccCTGAAGAGGTTATTTAGATGTTCAGGAGTAGCACCCCCTAAAGCACTGGGGATGGGAGGGTGGAGCGGGGTGGGGTGCACAGAAGGAGGCCCTACAGAGCTTATGTAACAGGCCTCTCTACATGCCGCCGTTGGACTACAGGCCATGCATGGGGTTTACATCAGAATTGTGACACATTCTGGGTGATGGTAGAGCAGGGTGTGgttgctcattctttttttccaaccTCACCTCACAGGTGGCTAGAGAAACAGGATATTAGAAGTGACGATGACTACCCAGGCACTTAGGGGTCTTTTACTCTGCACATGTGGAACCCTGGTCACTTAACCAACATGGCTTCTCCCTTGTATGCCCAAATTGTATGGTGCATGGAACTTTTGTGTTTATCCTTTTTGTAACCTACGGTATATTTGCATGCCAGGAGCAAAGTGCAGGAGGACAGTTAGGTATGTAACTGCTGGACTTGATTGTTGATATACCTTGATAGGATCCAAGGATGGTGCATTTTGGGAGTCACAGGGCTTGCATTGATAGCATTGTGCAGTCTTGTCCTTTTTGGGAAGTGGTTGATTGAT
This genomic window contains:
- the LOC131502299 gene encoding vacuolar protein sorting-associated protein 26A, producing the protein MSFLGGFFGPICEIDVVLNDGETRKMAEMKTEDGKVEKHYLFYDGESVSGKVNLAFKQPGKRLEHQGIRIEFVGQIELFNDKSNTHEFVNLVKELALPGELTQSRSYDFEFMQVEKPYESYIGANVRLRYFLKVTIVRRLTDLVKEYDLIVHQLATYPDVNNSIKMEVGIEDCLHIEFEYNKSKYHLKDVIVGKIYFLLVRIKIQHMELQLIKKEITGIGPSTTTETETIAKYEIMDGAPVKGESIPIRLFLAGYDPTPTMRDVNKKFSVRYFLNLVLVDEEDRRYFKQQEIILWRKAPEKLRKQRTNFHQRFESPDSQASAEQPEM